A genome region from Blautia coccoides includes the following:
- a CDS encoding PDDEXK nuclease domain-containing protein — MECARTSTSNGVSVIYAACSNAPIGIILSKNKDELLVEYATYGMDSNLFVSKYELYLPNRRELERLVKNNIEDDKNHR, encoded by the coding sequence GTGGAGTGTGCGAGAACTTCAACGTCAAATGGAGTCAGCGTTATTTATGCGGCTTGCAGTAATGCTCCAATCGGGATTATTTTGAGTAAAAATAAAGATGAACTACTTGTAGAATATGCTACCTACGGAATGGACAGTAATTTGTTTGTTTCAAAATATGAATTGTATTTACCGAATAGAAGAGAACTGGAACGATTAGTAAAGAACAATATTGAAGATGATAAAAATCATAGATAG
- a CDS encoding DUF6650 family protein — translation MGIKINGVSIPVGGISWEYTESKKKGIQEMFYYLESKRILTNPMEMEIKEWSEKSAIEIKNKLVEILSKYEYDRITVKIIKAMIDTCNEFLDDMQKIDASGIIYKNSQKDWCDMRYSAAMKKFRKNFRYNIKLLTEEYDIEFLKEIPEEY, via the coding sequence ATGGGAATAAAAATAAATGGGGTATCAATTCCGGTAGGTGGGATATCTTGGGAATATACTGAGTCTAAGAAAAAGGGTATACAAGAGATGTTTTATTATTTGGAATCAAAGAGAATTTTAACCAATCCAATGGAAATGGAGATCAAAGAGTGGAGTGAAAAATCAGCTATAGAAATAAAAAATAAACTGGTAGAAATACTTTCTAAATATGAGTATGATCGGATTACTGTAAAAATTATCAAAGCAATGATTGATACATGTAACGAATTTTTAGATGATATGCAGAAAATTGATGCAAGTGGAATTATATATAAAAATTCACAAAAGGATTGGTGTGATATGCGTTATTCTGCTGCAATGAAGAAATTTCGTAAAAATTTTAGGTATAATATAAAATTGCTTACAGAAGAATATGATATAGAATTTTTGAAAGAAATTCCAGAAGAATATTAA